A single Phoenix dactylifera cultivar Barhee BC4 chromosome 1, palm_55x_up_171113_PBpolish2nd_filt_p, whole genome shotgun sequence DNA region contains:
- the LOC120112851 gene encoding uncharacterized protein LOC120112851 gives MSLACLVCHSGGSPSQSFRSHSISSSEGEGRCSAVVGCLTQKVTIAAGHGDSTATSKVAPFPVMASGQGMAQAPRLQRSRAVTRDLVRDWNFDEVLVGR, from the coding sequence ATGAGTTTAGCATGTCTTGTCTGTCATAGCGGGGGTAGTCCGTCACAATCTTTCAGAAGTCACTCCATCTCAAGTTCAGAGGGTGAGGGGCGTTGCTCTGCAGTAGTCGGCTGCTTGACGCAGAAGGTAACCATCGCTGCTGGGCATGGCGACAGCACCGCAACATCTAAGGTGGCTCCATTCCCTGTAATGGCAAGCGGTCAAGGTATGGCACAAGCACCTCGCCTTCAGCGGAGCCGTGCTGTGACAAGGGACCTTGTTAGAGACTGGAATTTTGATGAAGTTCTTGTTGGGAGATAG